One Azoarcus sp. DN11 DNA segment encodes these proteins:
- a CDS encoding form I ribulose bisphosphate carboxylase large subunit has translation MGAPETAEAILDPKKRYRAGVLKYAQMGYWDGDYQPKETDVLALFRITPQEGVDPIEAAAAVAGESSTATWTVVWTDRLTACDRYRAKAYRVDPVPGQPGQYFCYVAYELDLFEEGSIANLTASIIGNVFSFKPIKAARLEDMRLPVAYVKTFRGPPTGIVVERERLNCFGRPLLGATTKPKLGLSGKNYGRVVYEALLGGLDFTKDDENINSQPFMHWRDRFLYVMEGVQRAAAGTGEIKGHYLNVTAGTMEEMYKRAEFAKELGSTIIMVDLIIGWTAIQSMSNWARANDMILHMHRAGHGTYTRQKNHGISFRVIAKWLRLAGVDHLHAGTAVGKLEGDPMTVQGYYNVCREMKNEVDLARGIFFEQDWASIRRVMPVASGGIHAGQMHQLISLFGDDVVLQFGGGTIGHPMGIQAGATANRVALEAMVLARNEGRDIANEGPEILKDAARQCTPLRAALDTWGEVTFNYTSTDTSDFVATPTAA, from the coding sequence ATGGGCGCACCGGAAACCGCCGAAGCCATCCTCGACCCGAAGAAGCGCTATCGGGCGGGCGTGCTGAAGTACGCGCAGATGGGCTATTGGGACGGCGATTACCAGCCGAAGGAAACCGACGTGCTGGCGCTGTTCCGCATCACGCCGCAGGAAGGCGTCGATCCGATCGAGGCCGCGGCGGCGGTGGCCGGCGAATCGTCGACCGCCACCTGGACCGTCGTCTGGACCGACCGCCTGACCGCGTGCGACCGCTACCGCGCCAAGGCTTACCGCGTCGACCCGGTGCCGGGGCAGCCCGGCCAGTACTTCTGCTACGTCGCCTACGAGCTCGACCTCTTCGAGGAAGGCTCGATCGCGAACCTCACCGCGTCGATCATCGGCAACGTCTTCAGCTTCAAGCCGATCAAGGCCGCGCGCCTCGAAGACATGCGCCTGCCGGTCGCCTACGTGAAGACCTTCCGCGGCCCCCCGACCGGCATCGTGGTCGAGCGCGAGCGGCTCAACTGCTTCGGCCGGCCGCTGCTCGGCGCGACGACCAAGCCCAAGCTGGGGCTCTCGGGCAAGAACTACGGCCGCGTCGTGTATGAGGCGCTGCTCGGCGGCCTCGACTTCACCAAGGACGACGAGAACATCAACTCGCAGCCCTTCATGCACTGGCGCGACCGCTTCCTGTACGTGATGGAAGGCGTCCAGCGCGCCGCCGCCGGCACCGGCGAGATCAAGGGGCATTACCTCAACGTCACCGCCGGCACGATGGAGGAGATGTACAAGCGCGCCGAATTCGCGAAGGAACTGGGCTCGACGATCATCATGGTCGACCTGATCATCGGCTGGACCGCGATCCAGTCGATGAGCAACTGGGCGCGCGCGAACGACATGATCCTGCACATGCACCGCGCGGGCCACGGCACCTACACGCGGCAGAAGAACCACGGCATCTCGTTCCGCGTGATCGCCAAGTGGCTGCGGCTCGCCGGCGTCGATCACCTGCACGCGGGCACCGCGGTCGGCAAGCTCGAAGGCGACCCGATGACGGTGCAGGGTTACTACAACGTGTGCCGCGAGATGAAGAACGAGGTCGACCTCGCACGCGGGATCTTCTTCGAGCAGGACTGGGCAAGCATCCGCCGCGTGATGCCGGTCGCCTCGGGCGGCATCCACGCGGGCCAGATGCACCAGCTGATCTCGCTGTTCGGCGACGACGTCGTGCTGCAGTTCGGCGGCGGCACCATCGGCCATCCGATGGGCATCCAGGCAGGCGCCACCGCGAACCGCGTCGCGCTCGAAGCGATGGTGCTCGCGCGCAACGAGGGGCGCGACATCGCCAACGAGGGGCCCGAGATCCTCAAGGACGCCGCGCGCCAGTGCACGCCACTGCGTGCCGCGCTCGATACCTGGGGCGAGGTGACCTTCAACTACACCTCGACCGACACGTCCGACTTCGTCGCGACGCCGACCGCCGCCTGA
- a CDS encoding ribulose bisphosphate carboxylase small subunit, with the protein MRITQGAFSFLPDLTDAQISAQVEYCLVQGWAVSIEYTDDPHPRNTYWSMWGHPMFDLVDPAGVMSELAECRATWPDRYIRINAFDSMHGWETMRMSFLVNRPAHEPGFRLVRQEGEGRVVRYTLESYAVVRAPEGERYTA; encoded by the coding sequence ATGAGAATCACCCAAGGCGCCTTTTCCTTCCTGCCCGACCTCACCGACGCGCAGATCTCCGCGCAGGTCGAGTACTGCCTGGTGCAGGGTTGGGCGGTCAGCATCGAATACACCGACGACCCGCACCCGCGCAACACCTACTGGTCGATGTGGGGCCACCCGATGTTCGACCTCGTCGATCCCGCCGGCGTCATGAGCGAGCTCGCCGAATGCCGCGCGACCTGGCCCGACCGCTACATCCGCATCAACGCGTTCGACTCCATGCATGGCTGGGAAACGATGCGCATGTCGTTCCTCGTCAATCGGCCGGCGCACGAGCCCGGCTTCCGCCTCGTGCGCCAGGAAGGCGAAGGGCGCGTCGTGCGCTACACGCTCGAAAGCTACGCCGTCGTGCGCGCGCCCGAAGGAGAACGCTACACCGCCTGA
- the cbbX gene encoding CbbX protein, translating into MNAVDRQAAGLPSASPDTARRAETDAPSGTVDLAAEYREAGVGEVLDELDRELVGLVPVKRRVREIAALLLVDRARRRIGLATEAPSLHMSFTGNPGTGKTTVALRIAQILQRLGYVRRGHVVAVTRDDLVGQYIGHTAPKTKEVLKRAMGGVLFIDEAYYLYRPENEKDYGQEAIEILLQVMENQRDDLVVVLAGYGDRMERFFESNPGLKSRIAHHIDFPDYSDGELGDIAGKMLARWNYRFDDAARRAFDEYIVLRRRQPHFANARSVRNALDRMRLRQALRLFEAGATVDAAALTTLTEADVRSSRHFRPATAPTERIAERTEF; encoded by the coding sequence ATGAACGCCGTCGATCGGCAGGCCGCGGGCCTGCCTTCCGCATCGCCCGACACCGCGCGCCGCGCCGAGACGGACGCGCCGTCCGGCACCGTCGACCTCGCAGCCGAGTACCGCGAGGCCGGCGTCGGCGAGGTGCTCGACGAGCTCGACCGCGAGCTGGTCGGCCTCGTGCCGGTGAAGCGCCGCGTGCGCGAGATCGCGGCGCTGCTGCTGGTCGACCGCGCGCGCCGCCGCATCGGCCTCGCGACCGAGGCGCCGTCGCTGCACATGAGCTTCACCGGCAACCCCGGCACCGGCAAGACTACCGTCGCGCTGCGCATCGCGCAGATCCTGCAGCGGCTCGGCTACGTGCGCCGCGGGCACGTCGTCGCGGTGACGCGCGACGACCTCGTCGGCCAGTACATCGGCCACACCGCGCCCAAGACCAAGGAAGTGCTGAAGCGCGCGATGGGCGGGGTGCTCTTCATCGACGAGGCCTACTACCTGTACCGCCCCGAGAACGAAAAGGACTACGGCCAGGAGGCGATCGAGATCCTGCTGCAGGTGATGGAGAACCAGCGCGACGACCTCGTCGTGGTGCTCGCCGGCTACGGCGACCGCATGGAACGCTTCTTCGAATCGAACCCCGGCCTGAAATCGCGCATCGCGCACCACATCGATTTCCCCGACTACTCCGACGGCGAGCTCGGCGACATCGCCGGGAAGATGCTCGCGCGTTGGAACTATCGCTTCGACGACGCGGCGCGGCGCGCCTTCGACGAATACATCGTGCTGCGTCGCCGCCAGCCGCATTTCGCGAACGCCCGCAGCGTGCGCAACGCCCTCGACCGCATGCGTCTGCGCCAGGCGCTGCGCCTCTTCGAGGCGGGCGCGACCGTCGATGCCGCGGCGCTGACGACGCTGACCGAGGCCGACGTGCGCAGCAGCCGCCATTTCCGGCCCGCCACCGCGCCCACCGAACGCATCGCCGAACGCACCGAATTCTGA
- a CDS encoding class 1 fructose-bisphosphatase, with amino-acid sequence MFDIERTTLTEYLIAQRRLHPGATGEFNALILQVAQACKAISRAVAQGALAGVLGSLDSENVQGETQKKLDVLADRIFLRATHWGDDLAGMVSEENEAPIPLPAGGSRGKYLLVFDPLDGSSNIDVNVAVGSIFSVLRAPTPGEDARPEDFLQPGTRQVAAGYAIYGPSTMLVLTVGDGVAGFTFDPILGEFFLTHPEIGIPTTTREFAINAANSRFWEPPVRRYVDECLAGRSGPRESDFNMRWVASLVAETHRILMRGGVFLYPRDRKDPAKPGRLRLLYECNPIGMIVEQAGGRASTGERPVLDVDPTSLHQRIGFVFGSREEVERIERYHREPAPQPESDLPLFHARSLFRQN; translated from the coding sequence ATGTTCGACATCGAACGCACGACACTGACCGAATACCTGATCGCCCAGCGCCGCCTGCATCCGGGCGCGACCGGCGAGTTCAACGCACTGATCCTGCAGGTGGCGCAGGCCTGCAAGGCGATCTCGCGCGCCGTCGCGCAGGGCGCGCTCGCGGGCGTGCTCGGATCGCTCGACAGCGAGAACGTGCAGGGCGAGACGCAGAAGAAGCTCGACGTGCTCGCCGACCGCATCTTCCTGCGCGCAACGCACTGGGGCGACGACCTCGCCGGCATGGTGTCGGAGGAGAACGAAGCGCCGATCCCGCTGCCGGCCGGCGGCTCGCGCGGCAAGTACCTGCTGGTGTTCGATCCGCTCGACGGTTCGTCGAATATCGACGTGAACGTCGCGGTCGGTTCGATCTTCTCGGTGCTGCGTGCGCCGACGCCGGGCGAGGACGCGCGGCCCGAGGATTTCCTGCAGCCGGGGACGCGCCAGGTGGCGGCCGGCTACGCGATCTACGGGCCGTCGACGATGCTGGTGCTGACCGTCGGCGACGGCGTCGCGGGCTTCACCTTCGACCCGATCCTCGGCGAATTCTTCCTCACGCACCCGGAGATCGGCATCCCGACGACGACGCGCGAGTTCGCGATCAACGCGGCCAACTCGCGCTTCTGGGAGCCGCCGGTGCGCCGCTATGTCGACGAATGCCTCGCCGGCCGCAGCGGCCCGCGCGAATCCGATTTCAACATGCGCTGGGTGGCGTCGCTGGTCGCCGAGACGCACCGCATCCTGATGCGCGGCGGCGTGTTCCTGTACCCGCGCGACCGCAAGGACCCGGCCAAGCCCGGCCGGCTGCGCCTGCTCTACGAGTGCAACCCGATCGGCATGATCGTCGAACAGGCCGGCGGGCGCGCCTCGACCGGCGAGCGGCCGGTGCTCGACGTCGACCCGACGAGCCTGCACCAGCGCATCGGCTTCGTGTTCGGCTCGCGCGAGGAGGTCGAGCGCATCGAGCGCTACCACCGCGAGCCTGCGCCGCAGCCCGAGAGCGACTTGCCGCTGTTCCACGCGCGGAGCCTGTTCCGGCAGAACTGA
- a CDS encoding phosphoribulokinase, with protein MSERHPIVAITGSSGAGTSTVQRTFEEIFRREKVTAAVVEGDSFHAFDRLEMRKRLAELEGVPNNHFSHFGEEANLFAELEQLFRSYAESGRGMRRKYLHSAEEAEPYGQPAGTFTAWEEIPAGCDLLFYEGLHGAVVTDRVDVARFPDLLIGVVPVINLEWIQKLHRDKSTRGYSTEAVTDTILRRMHDYVHYICPQFARTHVNFQRVPMVDTSNPFIARAVPTADESMVVIRFADPKGIDFAYLLNMIHGSFMSRANTIVVPGGKMELAMQLIFTPFIWRLVERRRKVL; from the coding sequence ATGTCCGAACGCCACCCAATCGTCGCCATCACCGGCTCGTCAGGAGCCGGAACGAGCACCGTGCAGCGTACTTTCGAGGAGATCTTCCGCCGCGAGAAGGTCACCGCGGCCGTCGTCGAGGGCGACAGTTTCCACGCATTCGACCGCCTGGAGATGCGCAAGCGTCTCGCCGAGCTGGAAGGCGTGCCGAACAACCATTTCAGCCACTTCGGCGAGGAGGCGAACCTGTTCGCCGAGCTGGAGCAGTTATTCCGCAGCTATGCCGAATCCGGCCGCGGCATGCGGCGCAAGTACCTGCACAGCGCCGAGGAGGCCGAGCCCTACGGCCAGCCCGCTGGCACCTTCACCGCGTGGGAGGAGATCCCGGCGGGCTGCGATCTGTTGTTCTACGAGGGGCTGCACGGCGCGGTGGTCACCGACAGGGTGGATGTCGCGCGTTTTCCCGATCTGCTGATCGGCGTGGTGCCGGTGATCAACCTGGAATGGATCCAGAAGCTGCACCGCGACAAGAGCACGCGCGGCTATTCGACCGAGGCGGTGACCGACACGATCCTGCGCCGGATGCACGATTACGTGCATTACATCTGCCCGCAGTTCGCGCGCACGCACGTGAATTTCCAGCGTGTGCCGATGGTGGATACGTCGAACCCGTTCATCGCGCGCGCGGTGCCGACGGCCGACGAGAGCATGGTGGTGATCCGCTTCGCGGATCCGAAGGGGATCGATTTCGCGTACCTGCTGAACATGATCCACGGCAGCTTCATGAGCCGCGCGAACACCATCGTCGTGCCCGGCGGAAAGATGGAGTTGGCGATGCAGCTGATTTTCACGCCGTTCATCTGGAGGCTGGTGGAGCGCAGGAGGAAGGTGCTGTGA
- the tkt gene encoding transketolase, protein MRLESPALDPATLDAQCANALRFLAIDAVEQANSGHPGMPMGMAEIAVALWRRHLCHDPADPQWPDRDRFVLSNGHGSMLLYALLHLTGYDLPLDELKRFRQLHSKTPGHPEHGLTPGVETTTGPLGQGLTNAVGMALAEKLLAHTFNRPGHDIVDHRTWVFLGDGCLMEGVSHEAASFAGVQRLSKLVALWDDNRISIDGDVGGWFGDDTPQRFRAYGWNVIEGVDGHDVEAVDRAIREALANAENDVGPTLICCRTTIGHGSPARAGTAAVHGAPLGRDEVAATRAALGWPHAPFDVPAEVRAAFDARDAGAARHGEWNARFAAYRAQWPDAAKEFERRVAGDLPADFAAQADAFLAEVQGERPKVATRKASQQAIGRLAQALPELLGGSADLTHSNLTDWSGCGAVRADAGGRHINWGVREFGMAAALNGVALHGGFVPFGATFLVFSDYARNAIRMSALLRQRVVHVMTHDSIGLGEDGPTHQPVEHIPSLRLIPGLDVWRPCDAAETQAAWNAAVMRADGPSLLALSRQNLPNQARSAGQLAAIARGGYVLAEAQNGKPAVVLIATGSEVELAMAARTRLAADGIHARVVSMPCTSRFDAQDADWRDAVLPPGVPRVAVEAARPDGWWKYVAGRDGRTRGDVVGIERFGESAPAGELAALFGLTPERVADAARRLVAG, encoded by the coding sequence ATGAGACTCGAATCGCCAGCCCTCGACCCAGCAACCCTCGACGCCCAGTGTGCAAACGCGCTGCGTTTTCTCGCGATCGACGCGGTCGAGCAGGCCAATTCCGGCCACCCCGGTATGCCGATGGGCATGGCGGAAATCGCCGTCGCGCTGTGGCGCCGCCACCTGTGCCATGACCCGGCCGACCCGCAGTGGCCCGACCGCGATCGCTTCGTGCTGTCGAATGGTCATGGCTCGATGCTGTTGTATGCGCTGCTGCACCTGACCGGCTACGACCTGCCACTCGACGAGTTGAAGCGCTTTCGCCAGTTGCACTCGAAGACCCCGGGCCACCCCGAGCACGGACTGACGCCCGGTGTCGAGACGACGACCGGCCCGCTCGGCCAGGGTCTGACCAACGCCGTCGGCATGGCGCTGGCCGAGAAGCTGCTGGCGCACACCTTCAACCGGCCCGGGCATGACATCGTCGACCACCGCACCTGGGTGTTTCTCGGCGACGGCTGCCTGATGGAGGGCGTGAGCCACGAGGCGGCGTCGTTCGCAGGTGTGCAGCGGCTGTCGAAGCTCGTCGCGTTGTGGGACGACAACCGCATCTCGATCGACGGCGACGTCGGCGGCTGGTTCGGCGACGATACGCCGCAGCGCTTCCGCGCCTACGGCTGGAACGTGATCGAGGGCGTCGATGGGCACGACGTCGAGGCGGTCGACCGTGCGATCCGCGAGGCACTCGCGAACGCCGAGAACGACGTCGGTCCGACGCTGATCTGCTGCCGCACGACGATCGGCCACGGCAGCCCGGCGCGTGCCGGTACCGCCGCGGTGCACGGTGCGCCGCTGGGCAGGGACGAAGTCGCCGCGACGCGTGCCGCGCTCGGCTGGCCACATGCGCCGTTCGATGTGCCGGCCGAGGTGCGCGCTGCCTTCGACGCCCGCGACGCCGGGGCGGCGCGGCACGGTGAATGGAACGCGCGCTTCGCCGCCTACCGCGCGCAATGGCCCGATGCGGCGAAGGAGTTCGAGCGCCGGGTCGCGGGCGATCTGCCGGCGGACTTCGCGGCGCAGGCCGACGCGTTCCTCGCCGAGGTGCAGGGCGAGCGCCCCAAGGTCGCGACGCGCAAGGCGAGCCAGCAGGCCATCGGGCGGCTCGCGCAGGCACTGCCCGAGTTGCTCGGCGGTTCGGCGGATCTGACGCATTCCAACCTCACCGACTGGTCGGGCTGCGGCGCGGTGCGCGCGGACGCGGGCGGGCGCCACATCAACTGGGGCGTGCGCGAGTTCGGCATGGCCGCGGCGCTCAACGGCGTCGCGCTGCACGGCGGCTTCGTGCCCTTCGGCGCGACCTTCCTGGTGTTCTCGGACTATGCGCGCAACGCGATCCGCATGAGCGCGCTGCTTCGGCAGCGGGTCGTGCATGTAATGACGCACGACTCGATCGGTCTCGGCGAGGACGGCCCGACGCACCAGCCGGTCGAGCATATCCCGTCGCTGCGCCTGATCCCGGGGCTCGACGTGTGGCGTCCGTGCGACGCTGCCGAAACACAGGCCGCGTGGAATGCGGCGGTGATGCGCGCGGACGGCCCTAGCCTGCTCGCGCTGTCGCGCCAGAACCTGCCGAACCAGGCGCGCAGCGCCGGTCAGCTCGCGGCGATCGCGCGCGGCGGCTATGTGCTCGCGGAAGCTCAGAACGGCAAGCCGGCCGTCGTGCTGATCGCGACCGGCTCCGAAGTCGAGCTGGCGATGGCCGCCCGCACGCGCCTCGCCGCCGACGGCATCCATGCACGGGTCGTGTCGATGCCCTGCACGAGCCGCTTCGACGCGCAGGACGCCGACTGGCGCGACGCGGTGCTGCCGCCGGGCGTGCCGCGCGTCGCGGTCGAGGCGGCCCGGCCCGACGGCTGGTGGAAATACGTCGCCGGCCGCGATGGACGCACCCGCGGCGATGTCGTCGGCATCGAGCGCTTCGGCGAATCGGCCCCGGCGGGCGAGCTCGCAGCGCTCTTCGGGCTGACGCCGGAGCGCGTTGCCGACGCCGCGAGGCGGCTGGTCGCGGGGTGA
- the gap gene encoding type I glyceraldehyde-3-phosphate dehydrogenase, translated as MTIRVAINGYGRIGRNVLRAHYEGGRRHPISIVAVNAPRGTPEANAHLTRYDSLQGPFPHAIDVDGDNWIVGGDRIRVISERDPAKLPWREMGIDVVLECTGRFRSKAAAQPHLDAGAGKVLISAPGGTDVDATVVYGVNHGTLQRGHRVVSNASCTTNCLAPIVYALHRPLGIVRGKMTTVHSYTNDQVLLDVYHEDARRARSATQSMIPTKTGAAAAVGLVLPELAGRLDGYAIRVPTPNVSFTDFTFVAERETTKNEVNNLVREAAHGALKGILAVNDLPLVSCDFNHNPHSSIFDATLTRVDHDLVTVTAWYDNEWGFSLRMLDTTVAMMEAD; from the coding sequence TTGACCATCCGAGTCGCAATCAATGGCTACGGCCGCATCGGGCGCAACGTGCTGCGCGCCCATTACGAAGGAGGGCGACGCCACCCGATCAGCATCGTCGCGGTGAATGCGCCGCGCGGCACGCCCGAGGCGAACGCCCACCTGACGCGCTACGACAGCCTGCAGGGCCCGTTCCCGCACGCGATCGACGTGGACGGCGACAACTGGATCGTCGGCGGCGACCGCATCCGCGTCATCAGCGAGCGCGACCCGGCGAAGCTGCCGTGGCGCGAGATGGGTATCGACGTCGTACTCGAATGCACCGGCCGCTTCCGCTCGAAGGCGGCCGCTCAGCCACACCTCGACGCTGGTGCGGGCAAGGTGCTGATCTCAGCGCCGGGCGGCACCGATGTCGACGCGACCGTCGTGTATGGCGTCAATCACGGCACGCTGCAGCGCGGGCATCGCGTGGTGTCGAATGCGAGCTGCACGACCAACTGCCTCGCGCCCATCGTCTACGCGCTGCATCGCCCGCTCGGCATCGTGCGCGGAAAGATGACGACCGTGCATTCCTACACCAACGACCAGGTGCTGCTCGACGTCTATCACGAGGACGCGCGCCGCGCCCGCAGCGCCACGCAGTCGATGATTCCGACCAAGACCGGCGCCGCCGCCGCGGTCGGCCTCGTGCTGCCCGAGCTCGCGGGCCGGCTCGACGGCTATGCGATCCGTGTGCCGACGCCCAACGTGTCCTTCACCGACTTCACTTTCGTCGCAGAGCGCGAGACCACGAAGAACGAGGTGAACAACCTCGTCCGCGAAGCCGCGCACGGCGCGCTGAAGGGGATTCTCGCGGTCAACGACCTGCCGCTGGTGTCCTGCGACTTCAACCACAACCCGCATTCGAGCATCTTCGACGCCACGCTGACGCGGGTCGATCACGACCTCGTCACCGTCACCGCGTGGTACGACAACGAGTGGGGCTTCTCGCTCCGCATGCTCGATACGACGGTCGCGATGATGGAGGCCGACTGA
- a CDS encoding phosphoglycerate kinase codes for MGRRVFIRADFNVPLTPDGRVADDTRIRATLPGIRQCLAAGATVAIASHLGRPKEGALGPTESLAPVADCLSRLLGRPVPLIREWTDGRFAMRAGELVLLENCRGNAGEKADDPALAARIASWIDVYVNEAFGTAHRKECTLHALALAAPVACAGPLLAAELDALGRALTQPERPLVAIVGGSKVSTKLTILESLADQVDALVVGGGIANTFLAARGLAVGTSLHEPDLLDAARAVELRLAARGARLWLPEDVVVADRFSADARVAVRSADDVQPGEMILDIGPRAQAGLADELANAGTIVWNGPVGVFELAPFAAGTQALAAAVAASRGYSIAGGGDTLAAIAAFGIGARIDYISTGGGAFLEFLEGRELPAVAALRARAHLNSRRIVPVPAYEHEPEPG; via the coding sequence ATGGGGCGCCGCGTGTTCATCCGCGCCGACTTCAACGTGCCGCTCACGCCGGACGGCCGCGTCGCCGACGACACGCGCATCCGCGCGACGCTGCCCGGCATCCGCCAGTGCCTCGCCGCCGGCGCGACGGTCGCGATCGCCTCGCATCTGGGGCGGCCGAAGGAGGGCGCGCTCGGGCCCACCGAATCGCTCGCGCCGGTCGCCGACTGTCTGTCGCGGCTGCTCGGCCGGCCCGTGCCGCTCATCCGGGAGTGGACCGACGGCCGCTTCGCGATGCGCGCCGGCGAGCTCGTGCTGCTCGAGAACTGCCGCGGCAACGCCGGCGAGAAGGCCGACGACCCCGCGCTCGCGGCGCGCATCGCGAGCTGGATCGACGTCTATGTGAACGAAGCCTTCGGCACCGCGCATCGCAAGGAATGCACGTTGCACGCGCTCGCGCTGGCCGCGCCGGTTGCCTGCGCCGGTCCGCTGCTCGCGGCGGAACTCGACGCACTCGGGCGCGCGCTCACGCAGCCCGAACGTCCGCTGGTCGCGATCGTCGGCGGCTCGAAGGTATCGACCAAGCTCACGATCCTCGAAAGCCTCGCCGACCAGGTCGATGCGCTCGTCGTCGGCGGCGGCATCGCGAACACCTTCCTCGCGGCGCGCGGGCTCGCGGTCGGCACCTCGCTGCACGAGCCCGATCTCCTCGATGCCGCGCGCGCCGTCGAACTGCGCCTCGCGGCGCGCGGCGCGCGACTGTGGCTGCCCGAGGACGTCGTCGTCGCGGACCGCTTCAGCGCCGACGCGCGCGTCGCGGTGCGGTCGGCCGATGACGTTCAGCCCGGCGAGATGATTCTCGACATCGGCCCACGCGCGCAGGCGGGCCTCGCCGACGAGCTCGCCAATGCCGGCACGATCGTCTGGAACGGCCCGGTCGGCGTGTTCGAGCTCGCGCCCTTCGCGGCGGGCACGCAAGCGCTGGCGGCGGCAGTCGCCGCGAGCCGCGGGTATTCGATCGCCGGCGGCGGCGATACGCTCGCCGCGATTGCCGCCTTCGGCATCGGCGCGCGCATCGACTACATCTCCACCGGTGGCGGCGCCTTCCTCGAGTTCCTCGAAGGGCGCGAGCTGCCCGCGGTGGCCGCGCTGCGCGCCCGCGCGCACCTGAACAGCCGCCGCATCGTGCCGGTGCCGGCCTACGAGCACGAACCGGAGCCGGGCTGA
- the fba gene encoding class II fructose-bisphosphate aldolase (catalyzes the reversible aldol condensation of dihydroxyacetonephosphate and glyceraldehyde 3-phosphate in the Calvin cycle, glycolysis, and/or gluconeogenesis): protein MAMIALRQLLDHAAEHGYGVPAFNINNMEQIQAIMAAAERTDSPVILQASAGARGYAGEAFLRKMVEAAAEQWPDIPICLHQDHGASPAVCQQSIRSGFTSVMMDGSLKEDMKTPANYDYNVAVTRRVVEMAHAVGVSVEGELGCLGSLETGQAGEEDGVGAEGTLDHAQLLTDPAEAADFVAATGVDALAVAIGTSHGAYKFTRPPTGDILAIERIAEIHRRIPDTHLVMHGSSSVPQEWLAIFREFGGEIGETYGVPVEAIVAGIRNGVRKVNIDTDLRLAMSAAIRRLAVKSPGEFDPRKFFKVAKEGAEAICVARFEAFGTAGQAPRIKPLPLAKMARRYA, encoded by the coding sequence ATGGCAATGATCGCCCTGAGACAACTGCTCGACCACGCCGCCGAACACGGCTACGGCGTGCCCGCATTCAACATCAACAACATGGAACAGATCCAGGCCATCATGGCCGCGGCCGAGCGCACCGACAGCCCGGTGATCCTGCAGGCCTCGGCCGGCGCGCGCGGCTATGCCGGCGAGGCCTTCCTGCGCAAGATGGTCGAGGCCGCCGCCGAACAGTGGCCGGACATACCGATCTGCCTGCACCAGGATCACGGCGCGAGCCCCGCGGTGTGCCAGCAGTCGATTCGCTCCGGCTTCACCAGCGTGATGATGGATGGCTCGCTGAAGGAGGACATGAAGACGCCCGCGAACTACGACTACAACGTCGCCGTCACGCGCCGCGTGGTCGAGATGGCGCACGCGGTCGGCGTGTCGGTCGAGGGCGAGCTCGGCTGCCTCGGCTCGCTCGAGACCGGGCAGGCGGGCGAGGAGGACGGCGTCGGCGCCGAAGGCACGCTGGACCACGCGCAACTCCTCACCGACCCGGCTGAAGCGGCAGACTTCGTCGCCGCGACCGGCGTCGACGCGCTCGCGGTCGCGATCGGCACGAGCCACGGCGCCTACAAGTTCACGCGCCCGCCGACCGGCGACATCCTCGCGATCGAACGCATCGCCGAGATCCATCGTCGCATCCCCGACACCCACCTCGTGATGCACGGATCGAGCAGCGTGCCGCAGGAATGGCTCGCGATCTTCCGCGAGTTCGGCGGCGAGATCGGCGAGACCTACGGTGTCCCGGTCGAGGCGATCGTCGCCGGCATCCGCAACGGCGTGCGCAAGGTCAATATCGACACCGACCTGCGCCTGGCGATGAGCGCCGCGATCCGCCGCCTCGCGGTGAAATCGCCGGGCGAATTCGACCCGCGCAAGTTCTTCAAGGTCGCAAAAGAAGGAGCCGAGGCGATCTGCGTCGCGCGCTTCGAAGCCTTCGGCACCGCGGGCCAGGCGCCCCGCATCAAGCCCCTGCCGCTCGCGAAGATGGCCAGGCGCTACGCCTGA